Proteins encoded together in one Janthinobacterium tructae window:
- a CDS encoding dual specificity protein phosphatase family protein yields the protein MMLHAVLLTLALGLAAAPAGAQPSPPRHPDWATPLPQVSNLHQVTPVLYRSARLDSADVAQLQALGVKTVISLRAFHSDTQVLEGSGIRAVRIPINTWAIGDRQVIATMRAIRAAGQDGPVLLHCLHGADRTGMMAAMYRMLYQGWPREKAIDELKNGAYGYHAVWKNIERYLSRVNLDELRARIDAPQP from the coding sequence CCGGCCGGGGCACAACCATCGCCGCCACGCCATCCGGACTGGGCGACGCCGCTGCCGCAGGTGTCGAACCTGCACCAGGTCACGCCCGTCCTGTACCGCAGCGCCAGGCTCGATAGTGCCGACGTGGCCCAGTTGCAGGCGCTGGGCGTGAAGACGGTGATCAGCCTGCGCGCCTTCCACTCCGATACGCAGGTGCTGGAGGGCAGCGGCATTCGCGCTGTGCGCATTCCCATCAATACCTGGGCCATCGGCGACCGGCAGGTGATAGCGACCATGCGTGCCATCCGCGCCGCCGGGCAGGATGGGCCAGTATTGCTGCACTGCCTGCACGGCGCCGACCGCACGGGCATGATGGCCGCCATGTACCGCATGCTGTACCAGGGCTGGCCGCGCGAGAAGGCGATCGATGAGCTGAAAAATGGCGCTTACGGCTACCACGCCGTGTGGAAAAACATCGAACGCTATCTGTCGCGCGTGAATCTCGATGAACTGCGCGCGCGCATCGACGCTCCGCAGCCCTGA